The Candidatus Uhrbacteria bacterium genome has a segment encoding these proteins:
- a CDS encoding KH domain-containing protein, with amino-acid sequence MRVKSLVNHPEDVKTTREIDDRGVKITLHVNPEDMGYIIGRQGQTARALRILLKIVGAKDDARVSMVIYEPEEMRRQHQEKKGAMMGESMGAPMAGDRPKPRVHGDAGLVSDDDLADLGI; translated from the coding sequence ATACGTGTTAAGTCCCTGGTGAATCACCCGGAAGACGTTAAAACCACCCGTGAAATCGACGATCGCGGCGTGAAAATCACGCTGCACGTTAACCCCGAGGATATGGGGTATATCATTGGACGCCAGGGTCAGACGGCCCGTGCGCTCCGCATCTTGCTCAAGATCGTTGGCGCCAAGGATGATGCCCGCGTCAGCATGGTGATCTACGAGCCAGAAGAAATGCGCCGTCAGCATCAGGAAAAGAAGGGCGCTATGATGGGAGAATCGATGGGAGCTCCGATGGCAGGCGATCGACCTAAGCCGCGCGTTCACGGGGACGCTGGATTGGTTTCGGATGACGACTTGGCAGATCTCGGAATCTAA
- the trmD gene encoding tRNA (guanosine(37)-N1)-methyltransferase TrmD, whose translation MKKPLRIDIVTIFPEMVDPYMHGSILGRGEKAKALSIHTHQLRKWTHDNHKTVDDKPFGGGPGMLMKVAPFHEALVSLKLRTKDGKKTAGSKKTRVIVTSAKGRPFTQSDAVRLSKYNQLVFLCGRYEGIDERVIEHLCDEEFSIGPYVLTGGELPAMVMADAVARLRPGVLGKAESLARESHTIEGELEHAQYTRPDKYPLNKKKSWDVPEVLLSGDHKKIEEWRSKRK comes from the coding sequence ATGAAAAAGCCTCTGCGTATCGATATTGTGACGATTTTCCCGGAGATGGTTGATCCGTATATGCACGGGTCGATTTTAGGGCGCGGGGAAAAGGCTAAGGCTTTGTCGATTCATACGCATCAGCTTCGGAAGTGGACGCATGACAATCATAAGACCGTCGATGATAAGCCGTTTGGCGGAGGGCCTGGAATGTTGATGAAGGTGGCGCCGTTTCATGAAGCGCTCGTGTCACTCAAGCTACGAACCAAAGATGGGAAGAAGACGGCGGGTTCAAAAAAGACGCGGGTTATTGTGACGAGTGCAAAGGGGAGGCCATTCACACAGAGTGATGCGGTTCGATTATCGAAATATAATCAACTGGTTTTTTTGTGCGGCCGATATGAAGGGATTGATGAGCGCGTCATCGAGCATCTGTGCGATGAAGAGTTTTCCATTGGTCCGTATGTGCTGACGGGTGGGGAGTTGCCGGCGATGGTGATGGCGGATGCGGTAGCAAGGCTTCGTCCGGGAGTTCTTGGAAAGGCAGAATCCCTTGCTCGTGAATCGCACACGATTGAAGGAGAGCTGGAACATGCGCAATATACTCGACCAGATAAATATCCTTTGAATAAAAAGAAAAGTTGGGATGTGCCGGAGGTTCTTCTATCAGGTGATCATAAAAAGATTGAAGAGTGGAGATCAAAACGGAAATGA
- a CDS encoding ADP-ribosylglycohydrolase family protein, with the protein MRFRNNNLLLRIGMGDAYGMATEYIKFPRDNDIRAQCLAFQRYIKHPTHQDHPGLYTDDTEMSAANARVLIAHDAPYTKLQFADAYVAEFARGGRRKGYSRGFQALLEEIDSGAELLERLRPDSDKNGAAMRAVPFGVIREIGPLLEIATLQATITHDTPVGRFSARAVALMSHYALYEDGPLSKIGVYCTSHLPREDAEFLKIFNKPWPGVPVVSGPYGSIGLTSVWSVAHLVSQERSLKEILLKAIRWGGDVDSTAAISWGIASARYQDETLPDFLERDLERGNPHTGAPYLIDLGTRLMDKYA; encoded by the coding sequence ATGCGCTTCCGAAACAACAACCTTCTCCTCCGCATCGGAATGGGCGATGCGTACGGCATGGCTACCGAGTACATCAAGTTTCCGCGCGACAACGACATTCGCGCTCAATGTCTCGCATTCCAGCGCTACATCAAGCATCCGACGCATCAGGATCATCCCGGTCTCTACACCGACGACACCGAGATGTCCGCGGCCAACGCCCGCGTCCTCATCGCGCACGACGCCCCCTACACCAAGCTCCAGTTCGCGGACGCCTACGTGGCCGAGTTCGCTCGCGGCGGCCGGCGTAAGGGCTACTCGCGCGGCTTCCAAGCCCTGCTCGAGGAGATCGACTCCGGCGCAGAACTCTTGGAACGCCTGCGTCCGGATTCCGACAAGAACGGCGCGGCCATGCGTGCAGTACCATTCGGCGTGATTCGTGAGATCGGGCCTCTGCTCGAGATCGCGACCTTGCAGGCCACGATCACGCATGACACGCCCGTCGGACGCTTCAGCGCCCGCGCCGTCGCCCTCATGAGCCACTACGCGCTTTACGAGGACGGACCGCTCAGCAAGATCGGAGTCTACTGCACAAGCCATCTCCCCAGAGAAGATGCGGAATTCCTCAAGATCTTCAACAAGCCCTGGCCCGGCGTTCCCGTCGTGAGCGGTCCCTACGGCTCCATCGGCCTCACCTCCGTGTGGTCGGTCGCGCATCTCGTCTCGCAGGAGCGCTCGCTAAAAGAGATTCTCCTCAAGGCGATCCGCTGGGGCGGCGATGTCGACTCGACGGCGGCCATCTCCTGGGGCATCGCCTCGGCGAGATACCAGGACGAGACGCTCCCCGACTTCTTGGAGCGCGATCTCGAGCGCGGCAACCCGCACACCGGCGCGCCATACCTCATCGATCTCGGTACACGCCTCATGGACAAATATGCCTGA
- a CDS encoding cation-transporting P-type ATPase: protein MSHPSHVVAPWSLTPEDALKALGSSSQGLSDKEVVQRLAAGKNVLPRRRPDTAIRLFLRQLYNPLLLILVASGVITFALQEWIETAVIIISIIANTALGFWQEWKAQHVLDRLENYLRTQARVRRDGHEHEIDATNLVPGDIIILSQGDRIPADARLIASQGLSVDESILTGESQAAEKNVDKVATETSLADRHNMLHGGTVAVEGLGEALITATGQHTEFGSIAEMTTRGQEAPTPLQLEVSRLSRWIGIGVIVAVIGLFALGIWTGRGWLDMLLLSVAVGVSTVPEGMPIALTVILAIGVERLAARQGVVRRMVAAEALGSTTLILTDKTGTLTQAKMSLEELYPETGYDNTSLLSNAVLTSQVVLENPEDKPATWNLVGRPMEVALVNGAAKSSVLLPEVLSKPKIIQRIPFDSSYKFSGVVVEQDKKRRAVLVGAPDILVALIDWPDQKRQALEKQIADRANEGVRLLGVVSMDLDGGDQLPHPTKIKGGFAFAGLLGFRDPLRPSVIDAIRDIGQSGVRTRILTGDHPGTAAAVGREIGLIGPGETAVHGKDIDSMSDMDLRATRIFARVTPAQKLQLVERYQSMGEIVAVTGDGVNDAPALRAADIGVAMGSGTDVSKDAADLVVLDDNYATIVTAIHEGRRIVENIRKAVAYALTNAFGEFILVVGAFLIGLPLPVNALQILFINVFTDSLPAIAYAFEKKGGDGKQHHGGILTKQIRSLVIAGGLGGSIILFVTHLIFLRITDPEIARTMTYAALSLSTLFMALALRSLHKPIWKMNPLENPPMAIGVGLGIAMTIFGVYLPIGNEALSTQPLPLVWFLLAVGTGILTVGPLEIAKRFLPSKD, encoded by the coding sequence ATGTCGCACCCTTCACACGTCGTAGCACCTTGGAGCCTGACACCAGAAGACGCTTTGAAGGCTCTTGGAAGCTCATCGCAAGGTCTTTCCGATAAAGAGGTCGTCCAACGTCTCGCTGCCGGTAAAAATGTCCTTCCCCGACGTCGCCCTGATACGGCGATTCGTCTTTTCTTACGACAACTCTACAACCCTCTCCTGCTCATTCTTGTTGCCTCCGGCGTCATCACCTTTGCCTTGCAGGAATGGATCGAGACAGCCGTTATCATTATTTCAATCATCGCCAATACGGCTCTTGGCTTTTGGCAGGAATGGAAAGCCCAGCATGTCCTCGATCGACTGGAAAACTATTTACGTACGCAGGCCCGCGTCCGCCGCGATGGGCATGAACATGAAATCGACGCTACCAACCTTGTTCCAGGCGACATCATCATTCTTTCCCAAGGCGATCGCATCCCGGCCGACGCACGCCTCATCGCCTCCCAAGGCTTATCCGTCGATGAAAGCATCCTGACCGGAGAATCCCAAGCCGCAGAAAAAAACGTCGATAAAGTCGCCACAGAAACCTCGCTTGCCGATAGACATAACATGCTTCACGGCGGAACCGTTGCTGTAGAAGGACTGGGAGAAGCCCTCATTACAGCTACCGGCCAACATACGGAATTCGGATCCATCGCCGAGATGACCACGCGTGGACAAGAAGCTCCAACACCGCTTCAACTGGAAGTCTCGCGACTTTCTCGCTGGATTGGCATCGGTGTCATTGTAGCTGTTATTGGATTATTCGCTCTCGGTATTTGGACCGGCCGCGGCTGGCTCGACATGCTCCTCCTTTCCGTCGCTGTCGGCGTTTCAACGGTCCCAGAAGGCATGCCGATCGCTCTCACCGTCATCTTGGCTATCGGCGTAGAACGCTTAGCCGCCCGCCAAGGCGTTGTCCGACGCATGGTCGCCGCTGAAGCCCTGGGATCAACCACTCTCATCCTGACCGACAAAACCGGCACCCTCACCCAAGCCAAGATGTCGCTCGAAGAGCTGTATCCGGAAACCGGCTACGATAATACTTCCCTACTCTCAAACGCCGTCCTCACATCGCAAGTCGTTCTAGAAAACCCAGAAGACAAACCCGCCACCTGGAATCTCGTTGGCCGGCCAATGGAAGTCGCACTCGTCAACGGTGCCGCCAAGTCTTCCGTCCTCCTACCGGAAGTTTTGTCCAAACCCAAAATCATCCAGCGTATCCCTTTTGACTCCAGCTACAAATTCTCGGGCGTTGTCGTAGAACAGGACAAAAAACGCCGCGCTGTCCTTGTTGGCGCACCGGATATTCTCGTTGCTTTGATCGATTGGCCAGATCAAAAGCGCCAAGCGCTAGAAAAACAAATAGCTGATCGTGCAAACGAAGGCGTACGTCTCCTTGGAGTCGTAAGTATGGATCTCGATGGCGGAGACCAGCTCCCCCATCCCACAAAAATCAAAGGCGGCTTTGCCTTTGCCGGTCTCCTCGGCTTCCGCGATCCATTGCGTCCAAGCGTCATCGATGCCATACGCGACATCGGCCAATCCGGTGTCCGCACCCGCATCCTGACGGGCGATCATCCAGGTACCGCCGCTGCTGTTGGACGTGAAATCGGCTTGATTGGTCCGGGAGAAACCGCCGTCCACGGAAAAGATATCGATAGTATGAGCGACATGGATCTGCGTGCCACCCGCATCTTTGCGCGCGTTACTCCGGCCCAAAAACTCCAGCTCGTGGAACGCTATCAATCCATGGGAGAAATCGTGGCGGTCACAGGTGACGGCGTCAACGACGCACCAGCTCTTCGGGCAGCAGATATCGGCGTCGCGATGGGGTCCGGCACTGACGTCTCTAAAGACGCTGCCGATCTTGTTGTTCTTGACGACAACTATGCGACCATTGTCACAGCCATTCATGAAGGCCGCCGCATTGTTGAAAACATCCGCAAAGCCGTCGCTTACGCGCTCACCAATGCCTTTGGTGAATTCATTTTGGTTGTAGGAGCATTTCTCATCGGTCTACCGCTTCCGGTAAACGCCCTTCAAATCTTGTTCATCAATGTGTTTACCGACTCGCTCCCCGCGATTGCCTACGCTTTTGAAAAAAAGGGCGGTGACGGCAAACAACATCACGGCGGAATTCTGACCAAACAAATCCGCTCTCTCGTGATCGCCGGCGGACTCGGCGGCAGTATCATCCTTTTTGTAACGCACCTGATATTCCTGCGTATCACTGATCCGGAAATCGCCCGCACCATGACCTACGCAGCTCTCTCGCTATCAACACTCTTCATGGCTCTCGCTCTTCGTAGTCTCCATAAGCCGATCTGGAAAATGAATCCGTTAGAAAATCCTCCGATGGCTATCGGCGTAGGTCTCGGTATCGCCATGACCATCTTTGGCGTTTATCTCCCGATTGGTAATGAAGCTCTCAGCACGCAACCGTTACCGCTCGTCTGGTTCTTACTAGCTGTCGGTACTGGTATTTTGACCGTTGGTCCACTTGAAATCGCCAAACGATTCCTACCCTCCAAGGATTGA
- a CDS encoding GIY-YIG nuclease family protein: protein MHYVYVLFSEIDRMLYVGSTKDLRKRWKDHCAGRADATKDRRPLRVIYYEAYLTQYEAERREKYLKGGNGRGQLKKQLSVTLEKVNYRFKDSCQA, encoded by the coding sequence ATGCATTATGTTTACGTACTTTTTAGCGAGATTGATCGAATGCTGTATGTCGGCTCGACAAAGGACCTGCGAAAACGATGGAAAGATCATTGTGCGGGTCGAGCTGATGCCACGAAGGATCGTCGTCCGTTACGAGTGATTTATTATGAAGCGTATTTGACACAATACGAGGCAGAGCGTCGCGAGAAGTATCTAAAGGGTGGAAATGGCCGAGGGCAGTTGAAAAAGCAGCTCTCTGTAACCTTGGAAAAAGTTAACTATCGATTTAAGGATTCATGCCAAGCATAA
- a CDS encoding peroxiredoxin: MAHLQAGDRVPDVVFKTRVRDESVPGENPYRWQDRSTADIFAGKKIVLFSLPGAFTPTCSSVHAPGYEAFYDDFKKLGVDEVICLSVNDAFVMFKWAKDLKLEKVFMLPDGNGDFTEKMGMLVKKNNLGFGDRSWRYSMFVDDGVIKQLFVEPGFMDDCPTDPFEVSDAQTMLNYLKEQNA, encoded by the coding sequence ATGGCCCATTTGCAAGCAGGCGACCGCGTCCCAGACGTCGTCTTTAAAACCCGTGTCCGCGACGAGTCCGTCCCAGGTGAAAACCCATACCGCTGGCAGGACCGCTCAACCGCCGACATCTTTGCCGGCAAAAAGATTGTCCTCTTTTCCTTGCCAGGCGCCTTCACACCAACCTGTTCCTCGGTCCACGCTCCAGGCTACGAAGCGTTCTACGACGACTTCAAAAAGCTCGGCGTCGATGAAGTCATTTGTCTCTCGGTGAACGATGCCTTTGTCATGTTCAAGTGGGCCAAGGATTTGAAGCTGGAAAAAGTCTTCATGCTCCCGGACGGCAACGGCGATTTCACAGAAAAGATGGGCATGCTCGTCAAAAAGAACAACCTCGGCTTTGGAGACCGCTCCTGGCGCTACAGCATGTTTGTCGACGACGGCGTCATCAAACAGCTCTTTGTAGAACCAGGCTTCATGGATGACTGTCCGACCGATCCATTTGAAGTCTCGGATGCGCAGACAATGCTGAACTACCTCAAAGAACAGAACGCCTAA
- a CDS encoding EamA family transporter, whose protein sequence is MGQIMWIVYGLLAAITAALMTITGKIGLKTVDPTLATAIRSMFMFLFMVATVAASGKFQTISKLQTKDWGVIALAGIFGAASWLFYFLGLKATSASKLAALDRLSLPMIILFSVIFLAEKISWQLVVGGIMVTIGAILVALA, encoded by the coding sequence ATGGGGCAAATTATGTGGATTGTCTACGGTCTCCTCGCCGCCATCACCGCCGCCCTCATGACGATCACGGGGAAAATCGGCCTAAAAACGGTCGATCCGACGCTCGCGACAGCTATTCGCAGCATGTTCATGTTCCTCTTTATGGTCGCGACCGTGGCTGCATCGGGCAAATTTCAAACAATTTCTAAATTACAAACAAAAGACTGGGGTGTCATCGCTTTAGCCGGCATCTTTGGAGCGGCATCCTGGCTCTTCTATTTTCTTGGCCTCAAAGCAACCAGCGCCTCCAAACTCGCAGCTCTCGACCGTTTGAGCCTGCCCATGATCATCCTCTTCTCTGTCATTTTCTTGGCCGAGAAAATCTCTTGGCAGTTAGTCGTCGGTGGCATCATGGTGACCATCGGCGCAATCCTGGTAGCCCTTGCCTAG
- the tsaD gene encoding tRNA (adenosine(37)-N6)-threonylcarbamoyltransferase complex transferase subunit TsaD, with the protein MKPLRILGIETSCDETAVSILYASKTKVEVEQDFVSSQVPIHQKYGGVVPEVAARSHVPETVSLITQALGKKGLKAFDAIAVTSGPGLATALRVGIEAARVLAWLSGKPIVGVNHLEGHLASAWLNAENRKRWKFSLLALIVSGGHTELVLMKDFGKYRIVGQTRDDAAGEAFDKTAKLMGLPYPGGPQIAKLALEGDVTAFDLPRPMMKDPSLDFSFSGLKTAVRIAWEPWMKGPVERQEQAKRDLAASLQQAIVDVLIEKTLRAAKKYKVKGVLLVGGVSANQLLRESLDKGLAEHLLGVAFLPSDRKYITDNAAMIAAAGAWNLWRRKKDDWRKMDANPEWNV; encoded by the coding sequence ATGAAGCCTTTGCGCATCTTGGGAATCGAGACGAGCTGTGATGAGACGGCTGTGTCGATTTTGTATGCGTCCAAAACCAAGGTTGAGGTGGAGCAGGATTTTGTTTCTTCGCAGGTACCGATTCATCAAAAGTATGGCGGTGTTGTGCCGGAAGTGGCCGCAAGATCGCATGTGCCGGAGACGGTTTCTTTGATAACACAGGCTTTAGGAAAGAAAGGCTTGAAGGCTTTTGATGCGATTGCCGTGACGAGCGGGCCAGGGCTTGCGACGGCTTTGCGCGTTGGAATCGAGGCGGCGCGTGTTTTGGCTTGGCTGTCTGGTAAGCCGATTGTTGGTGTGAATCATTTGGAGGGACATCTTGCGTCTGCTTGGCTGAATGCCGAGAATCGCAAGCGTTGGAAATTTTCGTTGCTCGCGCTTATCGTCTCCGGAGGGCATACGGAATTAGTTTTAATGAAAGATTTTGGGAAATATCGGATTGTCGGGCAGACGCGTGATGATGCGGCGGGGGAGGCTTTTGATAAGACGGCCAAACTTATGGGGCTTCCGTATCCGGGAGGGCCACAGATCGCCAAGCTTGCCCTTGAAGGCGATGTCACGGCTTTTGATTTGCCGAGACCGATGATGAAAGATCCTTCTTTGGATTTTAGTTTTAGCGGATTGAAGACCGCCGTGCGTATTGCTTGGGAACCTTGGATGAAGGGACCCGTGGAACGACAAGAACAAGCGAAGAGGGATTTGGCTGCTTCGCTTCAGCAGGCAATTGTGGATGTATTGATTGAGAAGACATTACGAGCAGCGAAGAAATATAAGGTGAAGGGCGTGTTATTGGTGGGCGGTGTATCAGCTAATCAATTACTGCGCGAATCTTTGGATAAAGGTTTGGCTGAGCATTTGCTCGGCGTTGCTTTTTTACCTTCTGATCGGAAGTATATTACAGACAATGCAGCGATGATTGCGGCGGCTGGCGCTTGGAATTTGTGGAGACGCAAGAAGGACGATTGGCGTAAAATGGATGCAAATCCAGAATGGAATGTATGA
- the tsaE gene encoding tRNA (adenosine(37)-N6)-threonylcarbamoyltransferase complex ATPase subunit type 1 TsaE, which yields MKFIVSRIEDWDVVAQAIAEQLKPGMAIRLTGPLGAGKTTLVQALAKTLGAKGVPRSPTFSLMRTYQASKRIGIKRLIHIDAYRLESASDAHALGLDEEMAEGDTVLAVEWAEKLGSLLSAIPSIDVKIETDPNNGARRVSVV from the coding sequence ATGAAGTTTATTGTCTCGCGCATTGAAGATTGGGACGTGGTCGCTCAAGCGATTGCCGAGCAATTGAAGCCTGGGATGGCCATCAGGCTCACAGGACCGCTTGGAGCGGGTAAAACAACGCTGGTGCAGGCTTTGGCAAAGACCCTGGGCGCTAAGGGGGTACCGCGTAGCCCGACGTTTTCTTTGATGCGTACCTATCAGGCAAGTAAACGTATTGGTATCAAGCGATTGATTCATATTGATGCGTATCGATTGGAATCGGCGTCGGATGCGCATGCGCTTGGATTGGATGAGGAGATGGCGGAAGGGGATACAGTGCTGGCTGTTGAGTGGGCAGAAAAGCTGGGAAGTTTGTTGAGCGCGATTCCATCGATTGACGTGAAAATTGAAACGGACCCCAATAATGGGGCCCGTCGCGTGTCGGTTGTTTGA
- a CDS encoding type II/IV secretion system protein: MPPKASSIEDLLKQAKPAGGASATPAPAKPGAGAAPKTPPSVAAKLEERMGEIKQGEKEKLVQEKAAQLSLPYITLRGFPIAPEALSLITKDIAATMRVLPFFLVGDEVRLATPTPSPEIDKLAERIKKDRSANIQIYLVSEDSFEYALKLYDKLPTPKEVIYGYRIEEADLVKYEKEISNFTDLQKKIGEVNTTDIITLIFGAALKIGTSDVHVEAEEEDVKIRFRIDGKLRDAASLPRVAWKQIIGRLKLLAGVKINVEDVPQDGRITIYLTNEKIDIRVSFLPTAFGESVVMRILRPKAIALEFDNLGIRGKALEDLEREIEKPNGMIITTGPTGSGKTTTLYAILKKLNQPTEKIITLEDPIEYKLQGINQSQIDHSRNYDFAKGLRSILRQDPDIVMVGEIRDAETAEIAIQAALTGHLVVSTIHTNSAAGAIPRFMSMGVKPFLLAPALNAVIGQRLVRRLKPEMSRPAKLSSAKLNQVKRILGAIPKTPATLSIWTSSTLWSRIRTKSHLQMMATKAVSVSMKSSR, from the coding sequence ATGCCTCCAAAAGCCTCTTCCATTGAAGACCTCCTGAAGCAGGCTAAGCCCGCAGGAGGCGCTTCCGCCACTCCAGCTCCAGCCAAACCTGGAGCTGGAGCTGCACCTAAAACTCCCCCAAGCGTTGCCGCCAAACTCGAGGAACGCATGGGCGAGATCAAACAGGGAGAAAAAGAAAAACTTGTTCAAGAAAAGGCCGCTCAGCTCAGTCTCCCCTACATCACGCTCCGCGGCTTCCCGATTGCACCGGAAGCACTTTCGCTGATCACAAAAGATATCGCCGCCACTATGCGCGTGCTGCCTTTTTTTCTTGTCGGCGATGAGGTCCGTCTCGCAACACCAACACCAAGTCCGGAAATCGATAAGCTTGCGGAACGCATCAAAAAAGACCGCAGCGCCAACATCCAGATTTATCTTGTATCGGAAGACAGTTTTGAATACGCCCTCAAACTCTACGACAAGCTCCCTACTCCAAAAGAAGTCATCTACGGCTACCGCATTGAGGAAGCCGACTTGGTAAAATACGAAAAAGAAATTTCCAACTTTACCGATCTCCAAAAGAAAATCGGAGAAGTAAACACGACCGACATCATCACGCTTATCTTTGGTGCAGCGCTCAAGATCGGAACCTCGGACGTTCACGTAGAAGCCGAGGAAGAAGACGTAAAAATCCGTTTCCGTATCGACGGAAAACTGCGCGACGCCGCCAGCCTCCCTCGCGTCGCCTGGAAACAAATCATCGGACGTCTCAAACTTTTGGCCGGCGTTAAAATCAACGTCGAGGATGTTCCGCAAGATGGCCGCATCACCATCTATCTCACCAATGAAAAGATCGATATCCGTGTCAGCTTTTTGCCGACGGCTTTTGGCGAGTCCGTCGTCATGCGTATCTTGCGCCCTAAAGCCATCGCTCTTGAATTCGATAACCTCGGTATCCGCGGCAAAGCTCTCGAAGACTTGGAACGTGAAATCGAGAAGCCAAACGGCATGATCATCACCACCGGTCCGACCGGTTCCGGTAAAACAACCACGCTCTACGCCATCCTCAAAAAACTCAATCAGCCGACAGAAAAAATTATCACGCTTGAAGATCCGATTGAATACAAGCTCCAAGGCATCAACCAAAGCCAAATCGATCACAGCCGCAATTACGACTTCGCCAAAGGCTTGCGCTCGATTCTGCGCCAAGACCCTGACATTGTCATGGTCGGTGAAATCCGCGATGCGGAAACGGCAGAAATCGCAATTCAGGCCGCTCTCACCGGTCACCTCGTCGTCTCAACCATCCACACTAACTCCGCTGCCGGCGCCATTCCGCGCTTTATGTCGATGGGCGTAAAGCCATTCTTGCTTGCGCCTGCCTTGAACGCCGTTATCGGTCAGCGCCTCGTCCGACGCCTGAAGCCCGAGATGTCCCGCCCCGCAAAACTCTCTTCCGCAAAATTGAATCAAGTAAAAAGAATTCTCGGCGCCATTCCAAAAACTCCGGCTACTCTGTCGATTTGGACAAGCTCAACTTTATGGAGCCGGATCCGGACAAAATCACACCTACAGATGATGGCTACAAAGGCCGTGTCGGTATCTATGAAATCTTCACGATGA